GCAGCCGACGCCAGGCACGGCTGCTGGCCGCCGCCCTCGACGGGCGTACGGGCCAGGTCGTCGTGGACGTCGGGTGCGGCGACGGGACGGCCGCCGCCACCGCCGCGCCGATCCTCGCCGGGCACCGGCTGATCGGCGTCGACTGGTCGCAGGACGCGCTGCGCCGCGCCCGGCCCCGGATGGGTTCGGTGGTCCGGGGCGAGCTGGAGCACGGCGGGCTGCCGCTCGCCGACGGGTGCGCGGACGCGGTGCTGTTCAGCGAGATCCTGGAGCACCTGGTCGACCCGGACCAGGCGCTGGACGAGCTGCGGCGGATCCTGAAGCCCGGCGGCCATCTGATGCTGTCCACGCCGAACCTGGCCGCCTGGTACAACCGGGCGCTGCTGCTGGCCGGGGTGCAGCCGGTCTTCTCCGAGGTCAGCCTGCGCGGGATCCACGGCAGGCCCGGCTCCGAGGTGGTGGGCCATCTGCGGCTCTACACCGCCCGCGCGCTGCGCTCCTTCCTGACGGCCTCCGGCTTCGAGGACGTGAAGATCACCGGCGCGCCCTTCCACGGGGTGCCGCGCCCGCTGCGGCTGGTGGACCGGGCGGCCTGTGCGGTGCCCGGTGCGGCGTCCATCCTGCTGGCCCACGCTCGGCGGCGATAGCGCGATGTGGTGGGGTGTGGGGGCCGCGCTGGTGGCCAACCTGCTGTACAGCGTGGGGTTCGTGGTGGAGAAGCGGGCCCTGGGCCATCTGCCCGCGCTCTCCGCGGGCAAGCCGCTGCGCGTGATCCTCGTCCTGCTCACCAGCCCGCTGTGGATCGTGGGCGCGCTGTCGCTGGCGGCCGGTTTCGCGGCCCAGCTGATCGTCTACCGGGTGCTGCCGATCGCGGCGGCGCAGGGCATCTTCGTCTCCGGCCTGGTGCTGCTGCTCCTGCTCTCCTCGGCCGTGCTCGGCGAGGAGTCGACCGGGCGCGAACGGTACGCCCTGGGCGGTGTCCTGGTGGCGCTGCTGATGGTCGTCGCCTCGGTGCGCGAGGGCGAGGACGTGGTGAGCGCGGGCGCCCCCTGGATGCTGGTGCTCCTGGTCTGCGTCCCGGCGCTGGCGGCGGGCGTCTGGCTCTACATCCGGGTGGAGAGCCGGGCCGGCAAGCGCCACCGGGTGCCGACCAGCGGCATCGGTTACGGGGTGGCGGTCGGGCTGCTGTACGGCGTCAGCTCGCTGGCGGTCAAGGGCACCTCCAGCCGGCTGACCACCACCGACCTCGGCGAGGCGGCCCGTTCCCTGTTCGGCTCGCCCTACCCGTATCTGCTGCTCTTCACCGCCGTGGCCGGTCTGGTGATGTCCCAGACGGCGCTCCAGCGCTGCCGGGCCTCGCTGATCGTGCCGGTGTGCACCACGGTGACCTGTCTGTTCACGGCGGTCCTCGGGACGCTCGCCTTCGGGGAGTCCCTGCCCGACGATCCGCTGCTGCTGACCCTGCGGCTGGCCGGCACGGCGCTGGCTCTCACCGTCCTGCTGGCCATGCCGCGCCACGACCCACCCGCCGAGGCGGCCCCGTCCTGACCACCGCACGCCCCCTGTCCCCCACCCCACCACCGAGGGAGTCTCCATGAACCCCGACGACCCGCTGCTCGCCATCCTGGCCTGCCCCCTGGACAAGGGCCCGCTGGCCCTGCTGACCGACGAGGAGGCGCTCTACAACCCCCGGCTGCGCCTGAGCTACCCGATCCTGGACGGCATCCCGCATCTGCTGCCCTCCTCGGGCCGCAAGGTGGAGGCCGACGCCCACGAGAGATACCTGGCGCACCTGAAGGCCTCGGCCACGTGACCACGTTCGCCGCGGCGGTGGCATCCCGGCTGCCCACCGGCTTCGTCGGCTCCGCCGCCGTCGCCCTCTACCCGCGCTTCGAGCCGGAGCTGCGCCGGCTCGCCGACTTCTGCCCGCCCGGCTCCACCGCCGTGGACATCGGCGGCTGGTACGGCCCCTGGTCGCGCCGGCTCGCCCGGCGCTGTACGCGGGTCGTCACCGTGGAGCCCGTACCGCATCTGGCCGACCATCTGCGCCGTACGCTGCCGTCGAACGCCCGGGTGGTCCAGGGGGCGGCGACGGACCGGGCGGGTTCCACGGTCCGGCTCTGGTTCCCGGAGGGCGACCACGGCGACCGCGGGGTCTCCTCGCTGGAGCGGCGCGACATCCACGCACACTGCGTCGAGGTGGAGTCCCTCACCATCGACAGCCTGGACCTGCACGGTGTCGGCTTCGTGAAGGTGGACGTCGACGGCGCGGAGGTGGCGGCGCTGCGGGGCGCGGCGGAGCTGCTGCGGCGGGACCGCCCGGCGCTGCTCGTCGAGCTGGAGAGCCGGCTCGGCCCGATCGCCCCGGCGGTCGACCTGCTCACCGGCCAGGGGTACGCGGGGTGGGTGCTGGCGGGGCGGCGCTGGATCCCGCTGGCCGGGTTCGACCTGCCGGCCCACCAGGCGAGGACGGAGCACCTCGTCCATCAGGGCCTGCTGCGCCGGGCCTTCGTGCCGCAGCGGACCCGGTACATCAACTCGGTGCTGTTCCTGCCCGAGGGGCGGGTGCCGGGCACCACGGCGGTCTGAGCGAATCCACCGGCGCGGACCGCGCTGACAAGGGAGGTTGCGGGGCAGGTGGAGGGGAGAGCCGGGTGGCCGTCCTCGCGGGGGCGGCCACCGGGCCGAGACCCCTACCCGAGACCTGGCCGACCCCGAGGAGTTCCACCGTGATCGAGAGCGCAGACATCCGTGAGTGGCGTACGCGTGACGTCGTCGACGCAGAGGGGCGCAGGATCGGGTCCCTGGAGTCCGTCTACGTCGACACCGGGACGGACGCCCCGGCGTTCGCCACCATCGTGGTGGGCCTGCCGACCCGTCACCGGCT
This DNA window, taken from Streptomyces griseus subsp. griseus, encodes the following:
- a CDS encoding FkbM family methyltransferase, which encodes MTTFAAAVASRLPTGFVGSAAVALYPRFEPELRRLADFCPPGSTAVDIGGWYGPWSRRLARRCTRVVTVEPVPHLADHLRRTLPSNARVVQGAATDRAGSTVRLWFPEGDHGDRGVSSLERRDIHAHCVEVESLTIDSLDLHGVGFVKVDVDGAEVAALRGAAELLRRDRPALLVELESRLGPIAPAVDLLTGQGYAGWVLAGRRWIPLAGFDLPAHQARTEHLVHQGLLRRAFVPQRTRYINSVLFLPEGRVPGTTAV
- a CDS encoding Trm112 family protein gives rise to the protein MNPDDPLLAILACPLDKGPLALLTDEEALYNPRLRLSYPILDGIPHLLPSSGRKVEADAHERYLAHLKASAT
- a CDS encoding class I SAM-dependent methyltransferase, with the protein product MTGTVSPPPGLRDFYENPAVPVASGDGRSRRQARLLAAALDGRTGQVVVDVGCGDGTAAATAAPILAGHRLIGVDWSQDALRRARPRMGSVVRGELEHGGLPLADGCADAVLFSEILEHLVDPDQALDELRRILKPGGHLMLSTPNLAAWYNRALLLAGVQPVFSEVSLRGIHGRPGSEVVGHLRLYTARALRSFLTASGFEDVKITGAPFHGVPRPLRLVDRAACAVPGAASILLAHARRR